The Tubulanus polymorphus chromosome 1, tnTubPoly1.2, whole genome shotgun sequence genome contains a region encoding:
- the LOC141903679 gene encoding Fanconi anemia group M protein-like: MEESLKQINTMDTGLEHFTAQNNPAKSSITRPKFSGTHGNDSNSTMTKNPALLFQQISDDVPSNKTGTSAARPLDSAHSNNDLNTLPRATVIEDLPGFDKNAGDTWVYPTNYPVRDYQFNIVETALYKNTLVTLPTGLGKTFIAAVMMYNFYRWYPRGKIVFMAPTKPLVAQQIEACYNIMGIPQVDTAEMTGAMAPPERVNAWRNKRVFFLTPQVMTNDLSRGAFPASDIKCLVVDEAHKATGNHAYCQVVRELVKYDRNFRVLALSATPGSDIKAVQQVIENLLISVIELRTEDSIDIQPYSHERKVEKIVVPLGEELAGVKAKYIELLSARVDRLKQMRVIYNREVTSLSKFLLLKSRESFRQNPPPNLQPHQYGIVEGEFALLISLYHGFELLQLHGLRSLYTYLNSLVNGEKGNGRTRSQLLQNAIFDSVMEILHKKFEPQMTLSTQSKPFVISHPKLGRLQDIVVEHFTKFQEAHGTTDTRIMIFSQYRDSVSEIQDMLNRQKPLVRVMSFIGQSSVGKAAKKGFTQKEQLRVMKEFREGSFNTLVSTCVGEEGLDIGDVDLIICFDAHKSPIRLVQRMGRTGRKREGRIVMLVTEGKEESVYNQSVSSKKSIHKAILNGTKSLRYYDHNPRMIPLGLNPVALKMHITVDKKFVNTNHRKMTSTAAQKQISLPTGSKASECDGFLTNEEFEKWQGMYRVIESLPKLPGHNDFVSLSKYQEKTQITVDPRVMDLAKWMPWQNRLQTTFLVDNSIETKNMVELMEFMEIQSCNPDGEDHYGIEMSAYLNKADVLEPGQKDDNIREGIEKFCTTVEKDTEKSIDSKKKAVKKFKRRGARLPEFDAEEENSDSDADLPPAFDTIKVKNTKKEIINIQNNKEELNGYDSDTNDVKIIDNLEMLCEESECRVSVKKKSSLPMEENHSNLRINKKPKSRKAPAKPTNNGKKVTPVLKEKKKKKASVASLSRTSLIQLLSDADDEGEFIGEPDRCISPKVPVVKCSTSTTETAKMVNSPSNDIEYNEDPFNLSTLNSCPDPENLPAPSMSKNNHVPSPPCLSELDQIVGKLGEKEQLSPVDVLGLIDMWEAEKQHIGNERTVEINGTNQNGDDQVANFDVDFDFLDEDMYQPPKPVKKGDKPGAKVSVVRDTVKIDPFSDVHPMSGKNVLKPDFEVIEKPITEKTLRKVAAVSPDFAIVNNVSDDLFDDSDEDFQDALGKMDLNPENIQNHLFKQYLEPEQVNRNNNNIILKKTCSPITITPIKVLAGNTPHGKSAQSPVHLELKHMGNVTQNSASHMNKICSTPLIADRKKFGSNCDSLFDDNDDLLLAAMQPPQLIMKEDGKFVKSHSTSQLTFTQALESLGEIPCNADKITTIGTAQKTNKDAARASKSSDVVLEAVRDNGGSPPLFDLGFEFDDFDEDNDIIPPSQDNLHLKPSMLTSSQIRTPPLYADNLKNADAVDTIETEKEIKEYQRYSPSIIKTPKSVARNFSGGDVSKNLFSLKLNRKRAHSINDSSLQKDAKKPNLEGFQTVDEANILDSKQTDVQKMQVSSCELFSDEDDDFLNGLGEKTWADLDGAVQQAGAFSGASQGFQLPQRRTILEPKKSPCSLESENEIVMKKKKKAVIVESPEFTAEEQMATEFKTPLGPLTGMKDHSRVKKSLLEGSSDEDFECSEVKVPTITSKGSLKENQVTKNKPKKKKCHFLDEEAELSDEYNNCSSDEDESHLDRLEASFINDHSRMTQEDTSMDMQAVYMRSIMDSAANRMPGRFKLQYNQHHSMNVYSQAIQEEDLDDYEMDSFCVGSDYENSGDEDSPIAKAEKKNKSKKKKVIGLIQGKHRIKSIQGSSDSDQEDILNGVCATQATKNSPAVNKVKLKTKNRRILDDSDTSLVQSPKIDLKQSSHQVIRNIYSTQTRNILAEPISRNCAASKTGTPTFYERCQMKKNSQDNCQLSNVVQNDRPLFDLGLDFDPKADEVNHINDEPQFNLGLDDLDDLSDSEFQGIQIPEMNTFVTPSEPPTTENDGLVSFAAVKSSQRNISNIRHNSQDLSAKPVVDNRIQTQLGDSQTTSNIPSRNGDKQREERLKRQQQKQEEFRRKMSNKQQQTSSINNVSAISCLDSQVVNNGSSSRQTGNFSKISSPVLHSLTSSPKLSRKDKLVILVDSREINGAQDLVSALRLEHNLNPVVCQLTGCDFIVSNRMAVERKNFSDFMNGANKGKLLDRLRHMCELYDRPCLVLEKDRVKPGDEKIPEKPLFIKSKYVESTLASLSLTHIKVLFSDSQVMTAELLADLCHIEQRKEMAISVPTSLTEGREQVFRFYLSIPQVSYVTALNFCQNFRSLQDFIKGPVELLQSRGCVSRSRAGNIYKYIRTLYKST, encoded by the exons ATGGAAGAGAGTCTCAAACAAATCAACACTATGGATACCGGTTTAGAGCATTTCACAGCTCAAAATAATCCTGCGAAATCATCAATAACTAGGCCAAAGTTTAGCGGTACTCATGGGAATGATAGTAATAGTACTATGACCAAAAATCCTGCCCTGTTGTTTCAGCAAATCAGTGATGATGTGCCGTCAAATAAAACGGGGACATCTGCGGCTAGACCATTGGATTCGGCGCATTCCAACAATGACCTGAATACTTTACCCAGGGCAACAGTGATCGAAGACTTGCCCGGGTTTGATAAAAATGCCGGCGACACGTGGGTGTACCCGACGAATTATCCGGTGCGAGATTACCAGTTCAACATCGTCGAAACTGCTCTGTATAAGAATACTTTAGTTACGTTGCCGACGGGATTAGGGAAAACTTTCATCGCGGCTGTCATGATGTATAATTTCTATCGATGGTACCCGCGTGGAAAGATCGTTTTCATGGCTCCGACGAAGCCACTTGTCGCGCAGCAAATCGAAGCCTGCTACAACATAATGGGAATTCCACAAGTTGACACTGCAGAAATGACTG GTGCCATGGCACCACCAGAACGTGTGAATGCCTGGCGGAATAAGAGGGTATTTTTTCTCACACCCCAAGTGATGACCAATGATCTCAGCCGAGGAGCGTTTCCTGCCAGTGATATCAAATGTCTGGTCGTAGATGAGGCCCATAAAGCAACGGGAAATCATGCCTATTGCCAG GTTGTCCGAGAACTTGTGAAGTACGATCGAAATTTCAGAGTTTTGGCCCTGAGTGCTACACCTGGCAGTGACATTAAG GCTGTCCAACAAGTAATCGAAAATCTACTCATATCAGTTATTGAACTTCGTACGGAAGACTCAATTGATATTCAGCCGTATTCTCATGAAAGAAAGGTAGAAAAAATCGTTGTACCCCTCGGTGAAGAGTTGGCTGGTGTGAAAGCTAAATACATTGAG TTGTTGTCTGCACGAGTTGACCGCTTAAAACAAATGCGAGTCATTTATAACCGAGAGGTTACCAGTCTTTCAAAGTTTCTTCTGCTGAAATCAAGAGAATCATTTCGACAAAATCCACCCCCAAACTTACAG CCGCATCAATATGGTATAGTAGAGGGTGAATTCGCATTGCTAATTTCGCTTTACCACGGATTTGAGTTACTGCAACTTCACGGATTGCGGTCGCTTTACACGTACCTCAACAGTCTAGTCAATGGAGAGAAGGGTAATGGTCGCACTCGTAGTCAGCTACTTCAAAACGCTATCTTCGACTCTGTCATGGAAATACttcataaaaaatttgaaCCACAAATGACCCT CTCTACTCAGAGTAAACCATTTGTCATCAGTCACCCTAAACTAGGAAGACTACAGGATATTGTGGTCGAACATTTCACTAAGTTTCAGGAAG CACATGGAACTACAGACACACGAATCATGATTTTCTCTCAATATCGAGACTCTGTTTCCGAAATTCAGGACATGCTAAATCGACAAAAACCACTAGTCCGAGTGATGAGCTTCATTGGCCAATCTTCAGTGGGAAAAGCTGCTAAAAAAGGTTTCACTCAAAAGGAACAGCTACGG GTTATGAAAGAATTTCGTGAAGGTTCTTTCAACACTTTAGTGTCAACGTGCGTTGGTGAAGAAGGTCTTGATATTGGTGATGTTGACCTTATCATATGCTTTGACGCCCATAAAAGTCCAATCAGACTCGTCCAAAGAATGGGTAGGACCGGAAGAAAACGTGAAGGGCGAATAGTCATGCTTGTCACTGAGGGCAAAGAAGAGAGT GTTTATAATCAAAGTGTTAGCAGCAAGAAAAGTATTCACAAAGCTATACTCAATGGTACTAAGTCATTACGTTATTACGATCATAACCCACGCATGATTCCACTCGGTCTGAATCCAGTAGCTCTGAAGATGCATATAACAGTCGATAAAAAGTTTGTCAATACAAACCATCGAAAGATGACATCCACTGCAGCTCAGAAACAAATTTCACTTCCAACAG GTAGTAAAGCTAGTGAATGTGATGGGTTCCTGACCAATgaggaatttgaaaaatggcaaggAATGTACAGAGTAATTGAATCTTTACCAAAGCTTCCTGgacataatgattttgtttccCTCAGCAAATACCAGGAAAAGACACAG ATAACTGTTGATCCGAGGGTAATGGATTTGGCTAAATGGATGCCTTGGCAAAATCGACTTCAAACGACTTTCCTAGTTGATAATTCCATTGAAACAAAGAACATGGTTGAACTGATGGAATTCATGGAAATTCAGA GTTGCAATCCTGATGGAGAAGACCACTACGGTATTGAAATGTCTGCTTACCTGAACAAAGCTGACGTGCTAGAACCAGGTCAAAAAGATGACAATATTCGAGAGGGCATAGAAAAGTTTTGTACAACTGTTGAGAAGGATACAGAAAAGAGTATTGACAGTAAAAAGAAAGCAGTAAAAAAATTTAAGAGACGTGGTGCTCGTCTACCTGAGTTCGATGCTGAAGAGGAAAACAGTGATAGTGATGCAGATCTTCCACCTGCTTTTGATACAATTAAAGTAAAGAAcacgaaaaaagaaataataaatattcagAATAATAAAGAAGAATTGAATGGATATGACAGTGATACCAATGAtgttaaaattattgataacCTTGAGATGCTGTGTGAAGAATCAGAGTGCAGAGTTTCGGTGAAAAAAAAGTCATCTTTGCCTATGGAGGAAAACCATTCTAATCTGCGTATAAATAAAAAGCCTAAATCTCGCAAGGCACCAGCTAAACCAACTAACAACGGAAAAAAAGTGACACCAGTTCTGaaggaaaagaagaaaaagaaggcATCTGTTGCCAGTTTAAGCCGAACGTCACTGATACAGTTGCTCAGTGATGCGGATGACGAGGGAGAATTTATTGGTGAACCTGATAGATGTATCAGTCCAAAAGTGCCTGTCGTAAAATGTAGTACAAGTACAACTGAGACAGCAAAAATGGTCAATTCTCCTTCCAATGATATCGAATATAATGAAGATCCATTCAATCTTTCAACACTGAATTCATGTCcagatcctgaaaatttaCCCGCTCCAAGCATGTCAAAAAATAATCATGTGCCGAGCCCGCCTTGTTTATCGGAACTGGACCAGATTGTCGGTAAATTGGGTGAAAAAGAACAGTTATCTCCGGTGGATGTTTTAGGACTTATAGATATGTGGGAAGCTGAAAAACAACACATCGGTAATGAAAGAACAGTAGAGATTAATGGAACAAACCAGAATGGTGATGACCAAGTTGCCAATTTTGacgttgattttgatttcttgGATGAGGACATGTACCAACCTCCAAAACCAGTCAAGAAGGGAGATAAGCCTGGAGCAAAGGTTTCAGTTGTTCGAGACACAGTGAAAATAGATCCATTTAGTGATGTTCATCCTATGTCTGGAAAAAATGTGCTAAAACCCGATTTTGAGGTAATTGAAAAGCCTATCACTGAGAAGACCTTGAGGAAAGTCGCTGCTGTCTCTCCAGATTTTGCAATTGTCAATAATGTATCTGATGATCTTTTTGATGATTCTGATGAAGATTTTCAGGATGCTCTCGGAAAGATGGATTTGAATCcggaaaatatacaaaatcactTGTTCAAACAGTACTTGGAACCAGAACAGGTGAATcgtaataataacaatatcaTTTTGAAGAAAACGTGCTCACCTATTACCATTACACCAATTAAGGTACTTGCTGGAAACACCCCTCATGGAAAAAGTGCCCAAAGCCCAGTACATCTAGAATTGAAACATATGGGCAATGTGACCCAAAATTCTGCTTCACACATGAACAAGATTTGCAGTACACCACTTATTGCTGATAGGAAGAAGTTTGGTTCAAACTGTGATTCTTTGttcgatgataatgatgatttattgTTAGCAGCCATGCAGCCGCcacaattgataatgaaagaAGATGGGAAATTTGTAAAATCTCATTCGACAAGTCAGTTGACATTTACTCAAGCTTTAGAAAGTCTCGGTGAAATACCTTGCAATGCTGATAAGATTACAACTATTGGTACTGCACAGAAAACAAACAAAGATGCTGCTCGTGCTTCTAAATCCAGTGATGTTGTGTTGGAAGCTGTCAGGGATAATGGTGGGAGTCCGCCTCTGTTTGATTtaggatttgaatttgatgattttgacgAAGATAATGACATAATCCCCCCATCTCAAGATAACCTGCATCTGAAACCGTCGATGTTAACCTCTAGTCAGATTAGAACCCCACCACTGTATGccgataatttgaaaaatgctGATGCGgtagatacaattgaaacagagaaggaaataaaagaatatcaGAGATATTCTCCCTCAATTATAAAGACGCCAAAATCGGTGGCCAGGAATTTTTCGGGAGGAGATGTatcaaaaaatttgttttccttGAAGCTGAATCGAAAACGGGCACATTCGATAAATGATAGTTCTCTACAGAAAGACGCTAAAAAGCCAAATCTCGAAGGTTTTCAAACTGTGGATGAGGCTAACATTCTCGATTCGAAACAGACCGATGTACAAAAAATGCAGGTTTCCAGCTGCGAACTGTTCAGTGATGAGGATGATGACTTTTTGAATGGCTTAGGGGAAAAAACATGGGCTGATTTAGATGGGGCTGTCCAGCAAGCAGGAGCTTTCTCGGGCGCTAGCCAAGGATTTCAACTGCCTCAACGGCGTACAATTTTGGAACCTAAGAAGTCACCATGTTCTCTGgaatctgaaaatgaaattgtcatgaaaaaaaagaaaaaggctGTTATTGTGGAATCGCCAGAATTTACAG CAGAAGAACAAATGGCTACAGAATTCAAAACTCCTCTCGGGCCACTTACTGGTATGAAAGACCATTCGAGGGTGAAAAAGAGCTTACTAGAG GGCTCAAGTGATGAAGATTTTGAGTGCTCTGAAGTGAAAGTTCCAACAATTACTAGCAAAG GGTCACTGAAAGAAAACCAGGTAACCAAAAATAAACctaagaagaaaaaatgtcattttttgGACGAAGAAGCAGAATTATCagatgaatacaataattGTTCTTCGGATGAAGACGAAAGCCACCTGGACCGTCTCGAAGCAAGTTTTATCAACGACCACTCTCGGATGACTCAAGAAG ATACTTCAATGGATATGCAGGCAGTGTATATGCGATCAATAATGGATTCGGCTGCTAACAGAATGCCTGGACGATTCAAATTACAGTACAACCAACACCATAGTATGAATGTCTATTCTCAGGCAATTCAAGAGGAAGATCTAGATGACTATGAAATGGACAGCTTCTGTGTTGGAAGTGACTACGAGAATTCTG GTGATGAGGACAGTCCTATTGCAAAAGCGGagaaaaagaataaatcaaagaAGAAGAAAGTAATTGGTCTTATTCAGGGCAAGCACCGTATCAAAAGTATCCAGGGATCATCCGACAGTGACCAGGAGGATATTCTTAATGGCGTATGTGCGACCCAGGCGACAAAAAATTCTCCTGCAGTAAACAAGGTGAagttgaaaacaaaaaataggCGAATTCTTGATGACAGTGACACATCTCTCGTTCAGTCACCGAAAATAGACTTAAAACAATCAAGTCATCAAGTGATCAGAAATATATACAGCACGCAAACTCGCAACATTTTGGCCGAGCCAATTAGTCGGAATTGCGCTGCTTCAAAAACTGGGACACCGACGTTCTACGAACGttgtcaaatgaaaaaaaatagtcAAGACAATTGTCAGTTATCGAATGTGGTTCAAAATGATAGACCGTTATTTGATTTAGGGTTAGATTTTGATCCAAAAGCTGATGAGGTAAATCATATCAATGATGAACCGCAGTTTAATTTAGGACTAGACGATTTGGACGATCTAAGCGATAGTGAATTTCAGGGTATACAAATTCCTGAAATGAATACTTTTGTGACGCCGTCCGAACCACCGACGACAGAAAATGATGGATTGGTATCATTTGCTGCTGTTAAAAGTTCGCAGAGGAACATTTCGAATATTCGTCATAATAGTCAGGATTTATCCGCGAAACCAGTTGTAGATAATCGTATTCAAACTCAGTTGGGTGATAGTCAGACTACTTCCAACATTCCAAGCAGAAACGGTGATAAACAGCGCGAGGAAAGGTTAAAACGTCAACAACAGAAACAGGAAGAGTTTCGCAGGAAAATGAGCAACAAACAACAACAGACTTCTAGTATAAACAATGTTTCGGCGATCAGTTGTTTAGATTCTCAAGTTGTCAATAATGGATCGTCCTCTCGTCAAACAGGGAAtttttctaagatttctagtccAGTTCTACACTCTCTTACATCTTCACCG AAATTGTCTCGTAAGGATAAGCTAGTGATTCTAGTGGATTCACGCGAAATCAATGGTGCACAG GATCTTGTATCAGCTTTAAGACTTGAACACAACTTAAATCCAGTTGTTTGTCAGTTGACAGGGTGTGATTTTATCGTCAGCAATCGGATGGCTGTTGAACGCAAAAACTTTTCCG ATTTTATGAATGGTGCTAATAAAGGTAAACTGCTCGACCGATTGCGACATATGTGTGAACTTTACGACCGACCGTGTTTGGTACTGGAGAAAGATCGTGTCAAACCCGGTGATGAAAAAATACCTGAAAAACCTCT CTT CATCAAGTCGAAATATGTGGAATCAACGCTGGCTTCTCTTTCCCTGACTCATATAAAGGTCTTATTCAGTGATTCTCAAG taatGACAGCTGAATTATTAGCTGATCTTTGTCATATAGAACAGCGAAAAGAAATGGCAATTTCTGTACCGACATCATTAACTGAAGGTAGAGAACAG GTTTTCCGATTTTATCTTTCCATACCGCAGGTCAGCTACGTGACAGCCTTAAACTTCTGTCAAAATTTTCGATCACTGCAGGATTTCATCAAGGG TCCTGTTGAACTTCTTCAATCAAGAGGTTGTGTTAGCCGTAGCAGAGCcggaaatatatataaatacatccGAACTTTGTACAAATCAACGTAA
- the LOC141904800 gene encoding microtubule-associated protein 10-like — translation MLENMALKESLFSLEVVVEHLNLADVTCRFPAIAFRLLDFPTLLIEHVQPDLANKILQSLQLDVNREIPRQIPELQDRNGTFILKKGKSCLFKIVLDTLCGHLASTPLYVLLTDNFSDPPKLVGSCLVSLHKTVQLISQDVAEAGLSVPSVHGEKGTYKLYNLMGIEIGDITLAVRLLSLGEGLIQHIPDSQIAKPSKGPARLVENSNNDINDNEGVQEIQQGSSKSFAKKKTISDKPQYRDVLIQDLEIADENQPQHIVVSDIQNVVYQPTRPSMSMATQTAFDVGVQTRTKTVSDDNEELDEPFLSNVYCPPSLYFKKDGEEKRPAPKYAIFHYNEIKPKETDLESVRSDDALFDLLEDNLSQTQVKSKVPQFVAYQQLESQPVVSESQVVPQPPNLRQMLSSPNFQADQFPFLRALMAELSFIQGVPMQQQQPQLQPQQTEPAKQYRPLVNRSSPKTAWQPSRTKEKENQSDFVARLATPKHIVAEEHACSRKGRHDCTHDHSALKQKSWIRKQPQFGQKPKLHYGLTNTMRLRLAATNPKMLRTLEDEEIANRTFKVNQIDNHVPVRSTKVGLSENGVQHRKPVPTPRRPSLPIEVAEIDEAEKQAASEERSVMVHSPSASDHDETESDVSMSVQYAHALLDDTDEKIDVKPPSGRLNTYPPFANNVQAQKPATANSNKENMAQFSEYVDDSKLWMSTDEPELQELRDSEESASDKSADVKPVKAIQELVCTDLRDSLKKVINPRSSDKSPVTALRMSQSVLNNTDHKEEIESPTPRPRRLSSLEDIFKQRKRSVSFEAFPESEDTTSPTAKKSLSPLSSQETSSSPLVSKIQTPVVLPQIPARSSSVESTEDLTSHRTKSKNRKPVPKLPLSLHTDSVSSYMPSDLELENLANISVDDEYTEDFEGSDDDININPFLKIPPSLLGYTA, via the coding sequence ATGTTGGAGAACATGGCTCTGAAAGAATCACTGTTTTCACTGGAAGTCGTTGTTGAACACTTAAACCTGGCAGATGTGACCTGTCGTTTTCCAGCCATAGCATTCCGTCTGCTAGACTTTCCGACATTGCTAATCGAGCACGTCCAACCAGATCTTGCAAATAAGATTCTGCAGAGTTTGCAACTGGACGTTAATCGTGAAATTCCGCGTCAGATACCAGAATTGCAAGATCGAAATGGCACATTCATACTCAAAAAAGGTAAATCTTGTCTGTTCAAGATTGTCCTCGATACCCTATGCGGCCACCTGGCGAGTACTCCTTTATACGTTCTGTTAACCGACAACTTTTCCGATCCTCCAAAGTTAGTTGGAAGCTGTTTAGTATCTCTTCATAAAACCGTCCAGCTCATATCACAAGATGTAGCTGAAGCTGGTCTCTCCGTGCCATCAGTGCATGGTGAAAAGGGGACATATAAATTGTATAATTTGATGGGAATTGAAATCGGCGATATTACCCTCGCTGTCCGTCTGTTAAGTCTAGGAGAAGGTCTCATTCAGCATATTCCGGACAGTCAGATCGCGAAACCAAGCAAAGGACCAGCGCGTCTTGTCGAGAATAGTAACAACGATATCAATGACAATGAGGGAGTACAGGAAATACAACAAGGTTCGTCGAAAAGTTTCGCAAAGAAAAAAACCATTTCTGACAAACCTCAATATAGAGATGTGCTTATTCAGGATTTAGAAATTGCGGATGAAAATCAGCCTCAGCACATTGTAGTTtctgatattcaaaatgtTGTGTATCAGCCTACGAGACCATCGATGTCAATGGCAACGCAGACGGCCTTTGATGTCGGTGTTCAAACTCGTACGAAAACTGTCAGTGATGATAACGAAGAACTTGATGAGCCGTTTCTATCCAATGTTTATTGTCCTCCGTCCCTTTACTTCAAAAAGGATGGGGAAGAAAAGCGTCCAGCTCCAAAATATGCAATATTCCATTACAATGAGATCAAACCAAAAGAAACTGATCTAGAAAGCGTTCGAAGTGATGATGCACTTTTCGATTTGCTGGAAGATAATCTGTCCCAAACTCAAGTAAAATCGAAAGTACCTCAGTTTGTTGCTTATCAACAACTTGAATCTCAACCGGTAGTTTCTGAGAGTCAGGTTGTTCCACAGCCTCCAAATTTGAGGCaaatgttgagttcaccaaaTTTCCAAGCGGACCAATTTCCATTCCTACGTGCTTTAATGGCAGAGCTGAGTTTCATTCAGGGTGTCCCGATGCAACAACAGCAGCCTCAACTACAGCCACAGCAAACAGAGCCTGCTAAACAGTATAGGCCTTTAGTAAATCGATCATCCCCAAAAACAGCTTGGCAGCCTAGTCGTactaaagaaaaagaaaaccaaAGCGATTTTGTTGCAAGATTAGCAACACCAAAACATATTGTTGCTGAAGAGCATGCTTGTAGTAGGAAAGGCCGTCATGACTGTACCCATGACCATAGTGCCCTGAAACAGAAAAGTTGGATTCGTAAACAGCCACAGTTTGGTCAGAAACCGAAATTACATTATGGACTGACGAATACTATGCGTCTTCGATTAGCCGCTACTAATCCTAAAATGCTCAGAACTCTGGAGGATGAAGAAATAGCGAACAGAACGTTCAAAGTGAATCAGATAGATAATCATGTTCCAGTTAGATCAACAAAAGTAGGCCTATCAGAAAATGGAGTTCAACATCGTAAACCAGTTCCAACCCCGAGACGACCGAGTTTACCGATTGAAGTAGCTGAGATTGACGAAGCAGAAAAACAGGCAGCTTCGGAGGAAAGGAGCGTCATGGTTCATAGTCCATCAGCAAGCGATCATGATGAAACTGAAAGCGATGTCAGTATGAGTGTACAGTATGCTCATGCTCTGCTCGATGATACTGACGAAAAAATTGATGTCAAGCCACCATCGGGTCGTCTGAATACTTATCCTCCTTTCGCGAATAATGTTCAAGCTCAGAAACCAGCCACTGCCAAtagtaataaagaaaacatGGCTCAATTTAGTGAATATGTCGATGATTCAAAGCTTTGGATGTCAACTGATGAACCAGAGCTACAGGAGTTGAGAGATTCTGAGGAATCGGCATCAGATAAGTCAGCCGATGTGAAACCGGTAAAGGCGATTCAAGAACTCGTTTGTACTGACTTACGGGACTCACTGAAAAAGGTCATCAATCCTCGATCATCCGATAAATCACCAGTAACAGCCTTACGTATGTCTCAATCAGTCTTGAACAATACCGACCAtaaagaagaaatagaaagtCCTACCCCGAGACCACGGCGCCTAAGTTCTCTTGAGGACATCTTCAAACAACGTAAGCGAAGCGTGTCATTTGAGGCTTTTCCTGAATCTGAAGATACTACCTCGCCAACTGCAAAGAAAAGCTTGTCTCCGCTATCAAGTCAGGAAACATCTTCATCTCCTTTagtatcaaaaattcaaacgcCAGTCGTTTTACCGCAGATACCAGCACGATCGTCGTCCGTGGAGAGCACTGAAGATCTAACGTCGCATAGAACTAAGTCAAAAAATCGCAAGCCCGTTCCGAAATTACCTCTGTCCCTTCACACAGATTCAGTGAGCTCGTATATGCCATCGGATTTGGAACTCGAGAATTTAGCTAACATTTCCGTCGATGATGAATACACGGAGGACTTTGAAGGCAGCGatgatgatataaatatcaatcCATTTTTGAAAATCCCTCCATCGTTACTAGGCTACACTGCATAG